A genomic window from Terriglobia bacterium includes:
- the pyrH gene encoding UMP kinase encodes MLAFKRILLKLSGEALAGDKGFGVETQRIHAIAGEIREVRELGVEIALVVGGGNFFRGVAEQARDMDRVSADHMGMLATVINSLALQDALEKQGVHTRVMSALEMHQIAEPFIRRRALRHMEKGRVVIFAGGTGNPYFSTDTAASLRAMEIKADVIMKATKVDGIYDADPKVVTTATMIETISYIEVLKRGLRVMDATAISLCQENSLPIVVFNLNVHGNIKRVVLGEKVGSLVSA; translated from the coding sequence ATGCTGGCTTTTAAGCGCATTCTTCTCAAGCTCTCCGGCGAGGCCCTGGCCGGGGACAAAGGTTTTGGCGTTGAGACCCAGCGCATTCACGCCATCGCCGGAGAAATCAGAGAGGTCCGCGAACTCGGCGTGGAGATCGCGCTGGTTGTCGGCGGCGGGAATTTCTTCCGCGGCGTGGCCGAGCAGGCGCGCGACATGGACCGCGTCTCCGCCGACCACATGGGCATGCTGGCCACCGTCATCAACTCCCTGGCCCTGCAGGACGCGCTGGAAAAACAAGGCGTGCATACCCGCGTGATGTCCGCGCTGGAGATGCACCAGATCGCCGAGCCGTTTATCCGCCGCCGCGCTTTGCGCCATATGGAAAAAGGCCGCGTGGTCATCTTCGCCGGCGGCACCGGCAATCCTTATTTCTCCACCGACACCGCCGCGTCCCTCCGCGCCATGGAGATCAAGGCTGACGTGATCATGAAGGCCACCAAAGTTGACGGTATTTACGATGCCGACCCCAAGGTGGTCACCACCGCCACCATGATTGAGACCATCAGCTATATTGAAGTCCTCAAGCGCGGCCTGCGCGTCATGGACGCCACCGCCATCTCCCTCTGCCAGGAAAACAGCCTGCCGATTGTGGTCTTCAATTTGAATGTCCACGGAAATATCAAGCGCGTGGTGCTGGGCGAGAAGGTGGGATCGCTGGTTTCCGCGTAA
- a CDS encoding zf-HC2 domain-containing protein yields MPELSNLLKNGLAKASQGAGVHPDADLLTAYAEQILTSSERSQVLEHLAACRQCRDVVWLALEPVAEEKAPVLVAMPRRRWFLTPQFALVAAVAAMAVGVGIVMRLQPSQPATVQEAKAVPPAAINSGSADSSPAQPGSTRSDSSQPSPAERDARTSSSAAVPPPKGMPGFAGNTANNQKVAGARSLQVEARNAPLKDTAGKAAASATGPASSANRPEPKKKDAGSGGAQLASAAPARRDYVNLQMFASDASYQGASGGELPSAPAPSPAASTITQARALAAGQPTIFADIPNNAVKQSQRGMTLYQPPAAHESAGLLGKIADVGKHMRAKRLGPAIPAEAIKSFAMASGAPPTDQAAEVAAARTPAKPESMTLKESSAFSASGMRGRNNDQWNGGLRWSVDHGKLYDEAKGHAEMTSVSGMEFSMVWQGDAEVWAGGSRATLIHSSDGGATWEKIALGDSATGTVVGIEVSGANVVVKTSSNQTWTSHDGGKSWVLQ; encoded by the coding sequence ATGCCTGAGTTGTCCAATTTATTGAAAAACGGGCTGGCCAAGGCCAGTCAAGGGGCCGGCGTCCATCCGGATGCCGACCTGCTCACGGCTTATGCCGAACAGATTTTGACCTCCAGTGAGCGCAGCCAGGTGTTGGAACACCTGGCGGCCTGCCGCCAATGCCGTGACGTTGTTTGGCTGGCGCTGGAGCCCGTAGCGGAAGAAAAGGCGCCAGTATTGGTCGCGATGCCGCGCCGCCGCTGGTTCCTTACCCCGCAATTTGCGCTGGTGGCCGCCGTGGCAGCCATGGCCGTAGGCGTGGGAATCGTCATGCGTTTGCAGCCGTCGCAACCGGCAACGGTGCAAGAAGCCAAGGCGGTCCCTCCCGCGGCGATCAATTCCGGTTCCGCTGACTCATCGCCCGCGCAGCCGGGTTCTACAAGATCTGACTCATCGCAGCCTAGTCCCGCGGAAAGAGACGCCCGCACGAGTTCATCAGCCGCCGTTCCGCCGCCGAAAGGCATGCCAGGCTTCGCTGGAAACACGGCCAACAACCAGAAGGTTGCCGGTGCGCGGAGCTTGCAAGTGGAAGCCCGGAACGCCCCGCTGAAAGATACCGCGGGAAAGGCAGCGGCGTCAGCGACGGGTCCGGCTTCGTCAGCAAACCGGCCTGAGCCCAAGAAGAAAGATGCAGGCTCTGGCGGAGCGCAGCTGGCTTCCGCGGCGCCAGCCCGGCGAGATTACGTGAATCTGCAGATGTTCGCCTCCGATGCTTCGTATCAGGGAGCGTCCGGCGGCGAACTGCCGTCTGCGCCGGCGCCTTCGCCGGCGGCGAGCACCATCACTCAGGCCAGAGCATTGGCCGCCGGGCAACCCACCATTTTCGCGGACATCCCCAACAACGCGGTGAAACAAAGCCAGCGCGGAATGACCCTGTATCAGCCGCCGGCAGCGCACGAGTCTGCGGGACTGCTGGGCAAGATTGCGGACGTGGGCAAACACATGCGGGCGAAGAGACTAGGCCCGGCGATTCCGGCCGAGGCAATCAAGAGTTTTGCCATGGCCTCAGGCGCTCCTCCCACCGATCAGGCAGCAGAAGTTGCAGCGGCCCGAACGCCGGCGAAGCCGGAAAGCATGACGCTCAAAGAGTCATCGGCATTTAGTGCGAGCGGAATGCGCGGACGAAACAACGACCAGTGGAATGGCGGCTTGCGATGGAGCGTTGACCACGGCAAGCTTTATGACGAGGCAAAAGGCCACGCAGAGATGACCAGCGTGAGCGGCATGGAGTTTTCCATGGTCTGGCAGGGCGACGCTGAGGTCTGGGCTGGCGGCAGCCGCGCGACTCTCATCCATTCCAGCGATGGCGGCGCCACGTGGGAAAAGATTGCTCTCGGCGACTCAGCTACCGGCACGGTGGTTGGCATTGAGGTTTCCGGCGCCAACGTTGTGGTGAAGACTTCTTCCAACCAGACATGGACCAGCCACGACGGCGGCAAGAGCTGGGTGCTTCAGTAG
- a CDS encoding sigma-70 family RNA polymerase sigma factor: MEKGSHLASKIEPIVTMSTGPRPAETAEQSTRYLYEKSGGQRYGLTQEEFCVVLEQVALKYIPSAPQQQRVQFWQELKLEELALARACAAGREPAWEVFLTRYRERLYDIARGITKEDSSARELADSIYGDLFGTAEKAGRRVSRLSFYMGRGSLEGWLRTVVAQEFVNRYRKQKRLVSLEEREEDGVQFSAAAPDPVVPADARLGGAVDDALGQLSPEDRLVLGAYYLDSRTLTEIGRLIGVHESTISRRLEKLLKGLRKQVLAGLVSRGMNRSQAEEALEADVRYLQVDVGKKLQENRAQAFQEGKGSD, from the coding sequence ATGGAAAAAGGCAGCCATCTTGCGAGTAAAATTGAACCTATCGTCACCATGAGCACTGGGCCCAGGCCGGCAGAGACTGCAGAACAATCCACCCGTTATCTCTATGAGAAAAGCGGGGGGCAACGTTACGGTCTGACCCAGGAAGAATTTTGCGTGGTGCTGGAACAAGTGGCGCTGAAGTACATTCCATCCGCGCCGCAGCAGCAGCGGGTGCAGTTCTGGCAGGAACTCAAGCTGGAAGAGCTGGCGCTGGCGCGGGCCTGCGCCGCGGGCCGCGAGCCGGCCTGGGAAGTGTTTCTCACACGCTATCGGGAACGGCTGTACGACATTGCCCGGGGCATCACCAAAGAAGATTCCAGCGCGCGCGAATTGGCGGACTCCATTTACGGCGACCTCTTCGGCACGGCGGAAAAGGCCGGCCGCCGCGTATCCCGCCTGAGCTTTTACATGGGCCGGGGGTCGCTGGAAGGCTGGCTGCGCACCGTGGTGGCGCAGGAGTTCGTGAACCGCTATCGCAAGCAAAAGCGGCTGGTGAGTCTTGAAGAACGGGAGGAAGACGGGGTACAGTTTTCCGCAGCCGCTCCCGATCCCGTGGTTCCGGCGGATGCCCGCCTGGGAGGCGCCGTAGATGACGCCCTGGGCCAGCTTTCCCCGGAGGACCGGCTCGTCCTGGGGGCCTATTACCTGGACAGCCGGACCCTGACCGAGATCGGCCGGCTGATTGGGGTACACGAATCAACCATCAGCCGGCGCCTGGAAAAGCTGCTGAAAGGCCTGCGAAAACAGGTGCTTGCGGGGCTGGTGTCCAGAGGCATGAACCGCAGCCAGGCGGAAGAGGCGCTGGAAGCCGATGTGCGTTATTTACAGGTGGATGTGGGCAAAAAGCTGCAAGAAAACCGGGCGCAAGCGTTCCAAGAAGGTAAAGGTTCAGACTAG
- a CDS encoding ABC transporter permease has translation MREFFRRIYYLLNRNKLERELQHDIAAHREMLGAENRNAFGNPTLLAEQSRDAWGWSWLDRLFQDLRFGARLLRKSPGLAFTAITVLALGIGVNVTAFNIVDVMFFKPLPVRDPQSIMRLTTRFLQGSSTEVAYPAAVFYGEHSTALSAMVAQSSSNMTFAQTTSQNIHAGLVTGNYFTELGAAASYGRLFDPKSDEAPDAPPVVVLGYRFWQGQFGGDPSVIGRTIRLNQHPATVIGVTSFDFVGLDPEHGEMDAVWLLLDKIPYFVPESKMLTSFDANNSGVHMWGRVKPGISFKAAEASLQPLAEELVRQHPSDLQEGERLVAAPGGYAVHLDPADAGMLPIFGIFAALVLLVLAAACGNLGNLVLSRVMAREREIFIRLSLGAGRGRILRQLMTESLLLALLGAAAGLFLSWLVSRPLVIWLGGPGVLPLAPDWRTTLFALGVGVLACVLFGLPSARQALRSSQRPSRVRTIFMTSQFAASCVLLIVAGLLLRALHRAVTVDPGFDYTHTLTINPHLDAHAYTQERAGAYFYDMRARLAQVPGVQAVALVNNPPLGNRQTSGTVRGPVTFRVYMYEITPGYFASLSIPLLAGRSFQESDQDVAIVSQSYAQKRWPGKDPLRQECEYAGKKMPVIGVARNARTLALRDSNAAEAYFPLRSNSLGYSVLVVRTSSPPEQMSGVLADLARSADPLLSPDVVPLTAAFREKLGDTQKMAGIISFMGALALVLAVVGLYGVVSYNVIQRTREIGIRVALGATPASLIGALLAGWMRPLGLAAALGALLAAGLSLVLRSELYGVSNLDPLSYLGALVLLAVTGGLAALIPARRALKVDPMVALRCE, from the coding sequence ATGCGCGAATTCTTCCGCCGCATTTATTACCTGCTCAATCGCAATAAGCTGGAACGCGAGCTCCAGCACGACATTGCCGCCCATCGCGAGATGCTGGGTGCGGAAAACCGCAACGCCTTCGGTAATCCCACGCTCCTCGCCGAGCAATCCCGCGATGCCTGGGGTTGGAGCTGGCTGGACCGCCTCTTCCAGGACCTGCGTTTCGGCGCCCGCCTGCTGCGCAAGTCGCCCGGACTGGCGTTTACCGCGATCACCGTGCTGGCCCTGGGCATCGGCGTGAACGTTACGGCCTTCAATATCGTGGATGTGATGTTCTTCAAGCCGCTGCCGGTGCGCGATCCTCAATCCATCATGCGGTTGACCACGCGCTTTCTCCAGGGATCGTCCACCGAGGTGGCTTATCCGGCGGCGGTCTTTTACGGGGAACACAGCACGGCTCTCTCCGCCATGGTGGCCCAGAGCAGCAGCAACATGACCTTTGCCCAGACCACCAGCCAGAACATTCATGCCGGGTTGGTCACGGGAAATTACTTCACTGAATTGGGGGCCGCCGCCTCCTACGGCCGCCTCTTCGACCCAAAGAGTGATGAGGCGCCGGATGCGCCCCCGGTTGTTGTGCTCGGCTACCGTTTTTGGCAGGGCCAGTTCGGCGGCGATCCGTCGGTCATCGGCAGGACCATCCGCCTCAACCAGCATCCGGCCACGGTGATCGGCGTCACGTCGTTTGATTTCGTGGGACTCGACCCCGAGCACGGTGAAATGGACGCAGTGTGGCTTCTGCTCGATAAGATCCCGTATTTCGTTCCCGAAAGTAAGATGCTCACCAGCTTTGACGCGAATAACTCCGGTGTTCATATGTGGGGCCGGGTCAAGCCGGGCATCAGCTTTAAGGCGGCGGAAGCCTCATTGCAGCCTCTCGCCGAGGAACTGGTGCGGCAACATCCCAGCGACCTGCAGGAAGGTGAACGCCTTGTGGCCGCGCCCGGCGGTTATGCCGTACATCTGGATCCTGCCGACGCCGGCATGCTGCCGATCTTCGGCATCTTCGCGGCCCTGGTCCTGTTGGTGCTGGCTGCGGCTTGCGGCAACCTGGGCAACCTGGTGTTGAGCCGGGTCATGGCGCGCGAGCGGGAAATCTTCATCCGCCTGTCCTTGGGCGCTGGTCGCGGCCGCATACTCCGCCAGCTAATGACGGAAAGCCTCTTGCTTGCTCTGCTCGGCGCTGCCGCCGGTTTGTTCCTGAGTTGGCTGGTCTCCCGGCCGCTGGTGATTTGGCTGGGTGGCCCCGGCGTCTTACCCTTGGCGCCCGACTGGCGCACCACCCTGTTTGCTCTTGGGGTCGGCGTTCTCGCCTGCGTGTTGTTTGGTTTGCCTTCGGCCCGGCAGGCTCTGCGCTCTTCGCAGCGGCCTTCTCGCGTCCGGACCATCTTCATGACGTCCCAGTTTGCCGCCAGTTGCGTCCTGCTGATTGTAGCCGGGCTGTTGCTGCGCGCTCTTCATCGCGCCGTGACGGTTGATCCAGGATTCGACTACACCCATACGCTCACCATTAACCCGCACCTTGACGCCCACGCGTACACCCAGGAAAGAGCCGGCGCATATTTCTATGACATGCGCGCTCGTCTGGCCCAGGTCCCGGGAGTGCAAGCCGTCGCGCTGGTCAACAACCCTCCGCTGGGAAACCGGCAGACCTCGGGGACCGTCCGCGGCCCGGTCACCTTCCGCGTGTATATGTACGAAATAACTCCCGGTTACTTTGCGTCGCTTTCCATCCCGCTGCTGGCCGGCCGCAGTTTTCAGGAGAGCGATCAGGACGTGGCCATCGTCAGCCAGTCTTACGCGCAAAAGCGCTGGCCAGGCAAGGATCCCTTGCGCCAGGAGTGCGAGTACGCCGGGAAAAAGATGCCGGTGATCGGCGTGGCGCGCAATGCCCGCACCTTGGCCCTGCGCGACAGCAATGCCGCTGAAGCGTATTTCCCGTTGCGCAGCAATAGTCTTGGTTACAGCGTGCTGGTGGTGAGAACTTCGTCGCCGCCGGAGCAGATGTCGGGCGTGCTCGCGGACCTGGCACGCTCCGCTGATCCCCTGCTCAGCCCTGACGTTGTGCCCTTGACCGCGGCCTTCCGGGAAAAGCTGGGCGACACGCAGAAAATGGCCGGCATCATTTCGTTTATGGGCGCTTTGGCCCTGGTGCTGGCGGTTGTCGGATTGTACGGTGTCGTGTCTTACAACGTAATCCAGCGCACGCGCGAAATCGGCATCCGTGTGGCCCTGGGCGCAACGCCGGCCAGCCTCATCGGCGCCTTGCTGGCTGGCTGGATGCGGCCGCTGGGCTTGGCAGCAGCTTTGGGCGCCTTGCTGGCCGCGGGCTTGTCGCTGGTCCTGCGCAGCGAACTCTATGGCGTAAGCAACCTTGATCCTCTCAGCTACCTGGGGGCCCTTGTTCTGCTGGCCGTCACCGGCGGCCTCGCCGCCCTGATTCCCGCTCGCCGCGCACTCAAAGTTGATCCCATGGTGGCGTTAAGGTGTGAATGA